One stretch of Roseovarius mucosus DNA includes these proteins:
- a CDS encoding Flp family type IVb pilin has protein sequence MIKFFKNFSKDEDGAVTVDWVVLTAAVVGLGIAGVSTVSTGIGNLATSIGTEVGGSTVVDLGTLGQQ, from the coding sequence ATGATTAAATTCTTCAAAAACTTCTCGAAAGACGAAGACGGCGCAGTAACGGTTGACTGGGTCGTGCTGACCGCAGCAGTCGTTGGCCTCGGCATCGCCGGCGTGTCCACCGTCAGCACCGGCATCGGCAACCTCGCCACCTCAATCGGCACCGAAGTGGGCGGCTCGACAGTTGTCGACCTCGGCACCCTGGGTCAGCAGTAA
- the cpaB gene encoding Flp pilus assembly protein CpaB, with protein sequence MRAVFGLVLIVGLGLAGFAVYMAKNYIDGYQRQLEAERQQRAPVIETVDIFVATRALQYGEALDKDAVRLTAFPKTSLPEGVFKATEELFPKGETVARRALRRMEMNEPILAVKVTEPGAEVGITSQLERGMRAFAIKVDVTSGVSGFLRPGDTIDIYWTGSVGAGNMRTEGNSMGEVTKLIENGVKLIAVDQVADMDTSETVIARTVTVAVKPQQVAALAQAQSTGRLSLSLVGALDDTVAEVIEVDQHRLLGITAEAVIEQAPLPETCTIRTRRGAEVIETPIPCTN encoded by the coding sequence ATGCGAGCAGTTTTCGGATTGGTGCTGATCGTGGGCCTCGGGCTCGCGGGATTTGCTGTCTACATGGCCAAGAATTACATCGACGGATATCAGCGGCAACTGGAGGCAGAGCGTCAGCAACGCGCCCCCGTCATCGAAACCGTTGACATTTTTGTCGCCACCCGCGCCTTGCAATATGGCGAGGCCCTCGACAAAGACGCGGTGCGCCTCACCGCCTTTCCCAAAACATCCCTGCCCGAAGGCGTGTTCAAAGCGACAGAAGAGCTTTTCCCGAAAGGCGAGACCGTCGCGCGCCGCGCCCTGCGGCGGATGGAAATGAACGAGCCTATCTTGGCCGTCAAGGTGACAGAGCCGGGTGCAGAGGTGGGCATCACCTCGCAACTCGAACGCGGCATGCGCGCCTTTGCCATAAAGGTCGATGTGACCAGCGGTGTTTCGGGCTTTCTTCGGCCCGGCGATACCATCGACATCTATTGGACCGGCAGCGTCGGCGCGGGGAACATGCGCACCGAAGGCAATTCCATGGGCGAAGTGACCAAACTTATTGAAAACGGGGTCAAGCTGATTGCCGTGGATCAGGTGGCCGACATGGATACCTCCGAGACGGTCATCGCCCGCACCGTAACCGTCGCCGTCAAACCGCAACAGGTTGCGGCGCTTGCTCAGGCCCAATCGACCGGGCGTCTGTCGCTGTCGCTTGTGGGCGCGCTTGACGATACCGTGGCCGAGGTGATCGAAGTGGATCAACACAGGTTGCTTGGCATCACCGCCGAAGCTGTGATCGAACAGGCCCCCCTGCCCGAGACCTGCACCATCCGCACAAGGCGGGGTGCCGAGGTGATCGAAACCCCGATCCCCTGCACCAACTGA